The following proteins are co-located in the Rippkaea orientalis PCC 8801 genome:
- a CDS encoding GGDEF domain-containing protein has product MRGQTISKYAAQIEDLIVIVQKLSLARNLETVMNIVKQSARQLTQSDGATFILRDGENCHYVDEDAIAPLWKGRRFPLRICIGGWTMNNRQSAIIYDIAQDSRIPYEAYEPTFVKSLLTAPIRQIDPIGAIGIYWSDYHQPSSEEIKLLQALADSTAIAMENVQLYSELEERVKQRTTQLQVMNEHLREEIIERHKAEEEVRQLSLTDELTQLSNRRGFNFLAQRELDNAHRRSYYSTLFFIDLDGLKPTNDTYGHELGDQMIKDAAHILKQTFRETDIIARLGGDEFAILTAAEEDDHSQEIGDRLLDNITNFNSRSQQHYQVSFSIGQVTYNPNSDESLDSLLVRGDQAMYLHKKNKKRIEREDTK; this is encoded by the coding sequence ATGAGAGGACAGACAATTTCTAAGTACGCGGCTCAGATCGAAGATTTAATCGTAATTGTTCAAAAACTTTCCTTAGCGCGTAATTTAGAGACTGTAATGAATATTGTTAAACAATCAGCTCGTCAATTAACCCAATCTGATGGTGCAACCTTCATTTTGCGAGATGGAGAGAATTGTCACTATGTCGATGAAGATGCGATCGCACCTTTATGGAAAGGTCGCCGTTTTCCCCTCAGGATCTGTATCGGTGGATGGACGATGAATAATCGGCAATCGGCTATTATTTATGATATTGCCCAAGATAGCCGCATTCCCTACGAAGCTTACGAACCAACTTTCGTCAAAAGTTTATTAACAGCCCCCATTCGTCAAATTGATCCCATCGGAGCTATTGGAATTTATTGGTCAGATTATCATCAACCCTCTTCAGAAGAAATCAAATTACTTCAGGCCTTAGCCGATTCTACCGCCATTGCCATGGAAAATGTACAGCTTTATAGTGAGTTAGAAGAGCGGGTGAAACAACGGACGACTCAATTGCAAGTCATGAATGAACATTTGCGCGAAGAAATTATAGAACGACACAAAGCCGAAGAAGAAGTCCGACAACTATCTTTAACCGATGAATTAACCCAATTATCCAATCGACGTGGGTTTAATTTCCTTGCTCAACGAGAATTGGATAATGCTCACCGACGTTCTTATTACTCTACCCTATTTTTCATTGATCTCGATGGTTTAAAACCCACTAACGATACCTATGGTCATGAACTGGGGGATCAAATGATCAAAGATGCTGCTCACATCCTTAAGCAAACGTTTCGAGAAACCGATATTATTGCTCGTTTAGGAGGTGATGAATTTGCGATTTTAACGGCGGCCGAAGAGGATGATCATAGTCAAGAAATTGGTGATCGCTTGTTGGATAACATAACCAACTTTAATAGTCGCTCTCAACAACATTATCAAGTTTCTTTTAGTATCGGTCAAGTGACCTATAATCCTAATTCAGATGAATCATTAGACTCTTTACTGGTTCGAGGAGATCAAGCAATGTATCTTCACAAGAAAAACAAGAAACGCATAGAGAGAGAAGACACAAAATAA
- a CDS encoding peptidase domain-containing ABC transporter, whose amino-acid sequence MKPSIKKPKENLEWSRQESVLDLPLVLQSITPFTKDGQILQLSKAFKREEFALGETLITGYENLENSSENLASDRYLYLIIQGKIRLISFDQTKQREVPVQLLTKGDTFGGENVLQLAFLGYRAIAAEPVQVAQIREENLAPWLQKLPQLQNTWKTAAQTRQTLIFLKTLTELRSLSSHRLSQLLPYLEEKSLNPGESFPETHHYWLKQGQIQPDCLTPGSSWGYPNPIPPDWTAQTEVQVYQVSQSHWETVCNLAPVLRPEESSPINQPSITPRGGSRGVLPTPTINTTVQRPISPVTTKNATRESPEIEIDFPQPLKRRPSLWRNYPFIEQQSSSDCGATCLAMITQYWGKRVSLTFLRNLAAVGRSGASLKNLARAAESLGYQARPVRASLNRLIEQKNPWIAHWQGDHYVVVYRVQGDRILIADPARGKKVISREDFLTSWSGYALLLDPTERLKELPQEKPSLGRFIKLLLPYRSLGIQVILASFLIQLFGLVSPMFTQIILDKVVVNKSFTTLNVFAIGLLIFGVWSILLTAIRQYLLSYLSNRLDLTMIGGFIRHTLMLPLKFFASRHVGDILTRVNENQKIQRFLLNQVVLAWLDFLMGFVYLGLMFYYNVQLTLLILALIPPIVLLTLASTPLLRQVSRDVFNKSAAQNSSLVETITGIDTIKATASERELRWRWEDHLTSYLNVRFRSQKLGINLQAANSAINSIGSTALLWYGATLVIQDQLTIGQFVAFNMLIGKVLSPVLSLANLWDELQEVLISVERLNDIFEADPEETPEKAMLVLPRIKGEVRLENVTFRYDSDEERNTLQNIAFTAKPGQTIAIVGRSGSGKSTLVKLLQGLYLPDRGNIWIDDHDLRHISPPSLRSQLGVVPQECFLFSGTILENITLYRPEFSLEQAVTAAKLAEAHTFIQAMPLGYNTKVGERGTNLSGGQRQRIAIARALLGEPRILILDEATSSLDTESERRFQDNLARLSRDRTTFIIAHRLSTVRNADLILVLDRGVLAEQGNHQQLMANQGIYYHLAQQQLEL is encoded by the coding sequence ATGAAGCCATCGATAAAGAAGCCAAAAGAAAACCTTGAATGGTCAAGGCAAGAATCGGTCTTAGATTTGCCCCTAGTTCTACAATCTATTACACCCTTCACCAAAGATGGTCAAATTTTGCAGTTAAGCAAGGCGTTTAAAAGAGAAGAATTTGCCCTAGGAGAAACTCTCATAACTGGCTACGAAAACTTAGAAAACTCATCTGAAAATTTGGCCAGTGATCGCTATTTGTATCTAATCATTCAAGGCAAAATTCGCCTCATCAGTTTTGATCAAACTAAGCAACGAGAAGTCCCCGTTCAACTCCTCACCAAAGGAGACACTTTTGGCGGAGAAAATGTATTACAACTCGCTTTTTTAGGGTATCGAGCCATCGCCGCAGAACCCGTTCAAGTTGCCCAAATTAGGGAAGAAAACCTCGCCCCTTGGCTGCAAAAACTGCCCCAACTCCAGAACACTTGGAAAACAGCCGCCCAAACGCGACAAACCCTAATTTTCTTGAAAACCCTCACAGAACTGCGATCGCTTTCAAGTCACCGTCTTAGTCAACTCCTACCCTATCTAGAAGAAAAATCCCTTAACCCCGGAGAGTCTTTCCCAGAAACCCATCACTATTGGCTCAAACAAGGACAAATTCAACCAGATTGCCTTACTCCTGGCAGTTCCTGGGGTTATCCTAACCCCATTCCTCCCGACTGGACAGCCCAAACTGAAGTCCAAGTCTATCAAGTCTCCCAGTCCCATTGGGAAACCGTCTGTAACCTAGCTCCAGTCTTACGGCCAGAAGAATCCTCCCCCATAAATCAGCCCTCCATCACCCCCAGAGGAGGCTCTAGAGGCGTTTTACCCACCCCAACCATCAATACTACAGTCCAGCGACCAATCTCCCCTGTGACGACAAAAAACGCAACTAGGGAGTCCCCGGAGATTGAGATAGACTTTCCCCAACCCCTAAAACGGCGGCCGAGTCTCTGGAGAAACTACCCCTTTATTGAACAGCAGAGTTCCTCCGACTGCGGCGCGACCTGTTTAGCCATGATTACCCAATATTGGGGAAAACGGGTCAGTTTGACCTTTTTGCGGAACCTAGCAGCCGTGGGGCGATCGGGAGCGTCTCTAAAAAACCTCGCTAGAGCCGCAGAAAGCCTCGGTTATCAAGCTCGTCCCGTGCGAGCGAGTTTAAATCGCTTAATTGAACAAAAAAACCCCTGGATCGCCCATTGGCAGGGGGATCACTACGTCGTAGTCTATCGGGTTCAGGGCGATCGCATCCTTATCGCCGATCCCGCGCGGGGGAAAAAAGTAATCTCCCGTGAAGACTTTCTGACCAGTTGGAGTGGTTACGCCCTGTTGTTAGACCCCACGGAACGGCTCAAGGAACTTCCTCAAGAAAAGCCATCCTTAGGCAGATTTATCAAATTATTGCTGCCCTACCGTTCCCTCGGTATCCAAGTGATCTTGGCTTCTTTCCTGATTCAGCTATTTGGGCTGGTTAGCCCGATGTTTACCCAGATTATTCTGGATAAGGTCGTTGTTAATAAGAGTTTCACCACGTTAAATGTCTTTGCTATCGGTCTTCTGATCTTTGGGGTGTGGAGTATTCTCTTAACGGCAATTCGGCAGTATTTACTGAGTTATTTGTCCAATCGCCTCGATTTAACCATGATTGGGGGCTTTATTCGCCATACGTTAATGTTGCCCCTCAAATTCTTTGCCTCGCGCCATGTGGGGGACATTCTTACCCGTGTCAATGAAAACCAGAAAATACAGCGATTTTTGCTCAATCAAGTCGTCTTAGCTTGGTTAGACTTCCTCATGGGCTTTGTTTATTTGGGGTTAATGTTCTATTACAACGTGCAGTTAACCTTGTTAATTCTGGCTCTAATTCCCCCCATTGTCCTCTTAACCTTAGCCTCGACTCCTCTATTACGGCAAGTGTCGCGGGATGTTTTCAATAAATCAGCCGCGCAAAACTCGTCCCTGGTAGAAACCATCACCGGGATAGACACTATTAAAGCCACTGCCTCAGAACGGGAGTTACGATGGCGATGGGAAGATCATTTAACCAGTTACCTTAATGTTCGTTTTCGCAGTCAAAAACTGGGTATTAACCTACAAGCGGCTAATAGTGCCATTAATTCTATCGGTAGCACCGCTTTACTGTGGTACGGGGCAACTTTAGTCATTCAGGATCAACTGACCATTGGTCAATTCGTGGCCTTTAATATGTTGATTGGTAAGGTACTCAGTCCTGTACTGTCTTTAGCGAACCTCTGGGATGAATTGCAAGAGGTGTTAATTTCCGTCGAACGACTCAATGATATTTTTGAGGCTGACCCCGAAGAAACACCTGAGAAGGCGATGTTAGTCTTACCAAGGATTAAGGGAGAGGTACGCTTAGAAAACGTCACATTTCGCTATGATAGCGATGAAGAGCGTAATACCTTACAGAATATCGCTTTTACTGCAAAACCTGGACAGACCATTGCGATTGTTGGACGCAGTGGTTCAGGAAAAAGTACCCTAGTCAAGTTATTGCAAGGATTATATTTACCCGATCGCGGCAATATTTGGATTGATGACCACGATCTTCGCCATATCTCCCCACCATCGTTGCGATCGCAATTAGGGGTAGTTCCTCAAGAGTGTTTTTTATTTTCAGGGACAATTCTCGAAAATATTACCCTCTATCGCCCAGAATTTAGCCTAGAGCAAGCAGTAACAGCCGCTAAACTAGCAGAAGCTCACACTTTCATCCAAGCAATGCCATTAGGTTACAATACCAAAGTGGGAGAACGGGGGACGAACTTATCGGGGGGACAACGCCAACGCATCGCTATTGCTAGGGCTCTGTTGGGAGAACCGAGAATTTTGATTTTAGATGAGGCCACCAGTTCCCTTGATACCGAGTCTGAACGACGATTTCAGGACAATTTAGCGCGTTTAAGCCGCGATCGCACCACTTTTATTATCGCCCATCGTCTTTCGACTGTTCGCAATGCTGACTTAATTTTAGTCCTAGATCGAGGGGTTCTTGCCGAACAGGGCAACCATCAACAATTGATGGCTAACCAAGGGATTTATTATCATTTGGCTCAACAGCAACTTGAACTGTAA
- a CDS encoding HlyD family efflux transporter periplasmic adaptor subunit translates to MKLSPNSSHENLDYQQPVNGSISEMGSEVSQEDITSIYGGVVGSSLPISSMGVSSAYPLPTPQTEPKVTVPRWSPSVHDLLDQPPASLPQRLIYGGIAFCLAFGTWAWFGTIEEVGHAQGKLIPQGETYKIQPIELGKVKSIEVKAGEEVQAGQVIMELDTELAQKEVEQHQQMLAAYQLELAQQQMLLERVQLEAQTRAAMASAEQNAQRSAIALTQEKIATTRHLLGQQQSEALAYRSRQRQLQPLTSTAHERLEQLQGEVLAHQARLERLKPLEEEGAVSQDYIFQAEQELRQTQQRITQSVLQEVPSTQEQLFQADQSLRDLQRQITENKGDLTAAFKDAERLTAELHQKQAQAEQMQLEAQQKAQELEVAITQLRGKIADTQTLLLAAQAKLKYKFLKAPVDGVVLSLDVKRTGEVIEAGKIVAQVAPNGVPLVLSALLPNREAGFVELGMPVQVKLDAYPYQDYGIVSGQVTKISEDAESDEKLGEVYRVEVDLDRDYIQDNQQKIAFKAGQTGTADIVIRRRRIIDILIDPIKKIQEDGIKL, encoded by the coding sequence ATGAAATTATCCCCTAATTCTTCCCATGAAAACCTGGACTATCAGCAACCAGTGAACGGTTCCATTTCTGAAATGGGGTCTGAAGTCTCCCAAGAAGACATAACCTCAATTTATGGGGGTGTCGTTGGGTCTAGCCTACCGATATCTTCTATGGGGGTATCTTCGGCCTATCCTCTCCCGACTCCCCAAACCGAACCCAAGGTGACAGTCCCCCGTTGGTCTCCATCCGTCCACGATCTTCTAGACCAGCCCCCCGCTAGTTTACCCCAACGGTTAATCTATGGGGGGATCGCCTTTTGTCTCGCTTTTGGAACTTGGGCTTGGTTTGGAACCATCGAAGAAGTGGGTCATGCTCAGGGAAAATTAATTCCCCAAGGAGAAACCTACAAAATTCAACCGATAGAACTGGGCAAAGTCAAAAGCATTGAGGTCAAAGCAGGGGAAGAAGTTCAGGCCGGCCAGGTCATTATGGAATTGGATACGGAGTTAGCGCAAAAAGAAGTTGAGCAACACCAACAAATGCTCGCCGCTTATCAACTGGAGTTAGCGCAACAACAAATGTTGTTAGAAAGGGTACAATTAGAAGCCCAAACCCGCGCTGCCATGGCTTCAGCCGAACAAAATGCCCAACGGTCAGCGATCGCGTTAACCCAAGAAAAAATCGCCACGACCCGTCACCTGTTGGGTCAACAGCAGTCAGAAGCTTTGGCCTATCGCTCTCGACAACGGCAGTTACAACCCCTAACCTCAACGGCTCACGAACGCTTAGAGCAGCTTCAAGGGGAAGTTCTCGCCCATCAAGCGCGATTAGAACGGTTAAAACCCTTAGAAGAAGAGGGGGCGGTTTCTCAAGATTATATCTTTCAGGCTGAACAGGAACTACGCCAAACCCAACAACGCATTACCCAAAGTGTACTGCAAGAAGTCCCCAGTACCCAAGAACAACTGTTTCAAGCGGATCAGTCGTTACGCGACTTACAACGGCAGATAACGGAAAATAAAGGGGATCTAACGGCAGCTTTTAAAGATGCGGAGCGACTTACGGCAGAATTACATCAAAAACAAGCTCAGGCTGAACAAATGCAGTTGGAAGCCCAACAGAAAGCCCAAGAACTTGAAGTTGCCATTACCCAACTCAGAGGCAAAATCGCTGACACTCAAACCTTGCTCCTCGCTGCTCAAGCGAAGCTTAAGTATAAGTTTTTGAAGGCTCCTGTGGATGGGGTTGTGTTGTCCTTGGATGTGAAGCGTACCGGAGAAGTGATCGAAGCCGGGAAAATTGTCGCACAAGTTGCGCCCAATGGCGTTCCTTTGGTGTTATCTGCGCTACTGCCTAACCGTGAAGCGGGCTTTGTCGAATTGGGAATGCCCGTACAGGTTAAGTTAGATGCCTACCCCTATCAAGATTACGGCATTGTTTCAGGCCAGGTAACGAAGATTAGCGAAGATGCTGAGTCTGACGAAAAATTAGGGGAAGTGTATCGGGTAGAAGTGGACTTAGATCGGGATTATATCCAAGACAATCAGCAAAAAATCGCTTTTAAAGCAGGTCAGACGGGAACGGCTGACATTGTTATTCGCCGCCGACGGATTATTGATATCTTAATCGATCCTATTAAGAAAATCCAAGAAGATGGCATCAAGCTGTAA
- a CDS encoding HetP family heterocyst commitment protein: MNRRFSNESGKTDKVMKEEQFEEIVAAILNGKYSWACVLILKFAGYNPLHYIPYRTYNRLIKDNCLNKPSSQEKNQKTLNKSSDDNGDEFHRISYHQKIRDLSYLESVDKKAVKVAGGFRYFWW; this comes from the coding sequence ATGAATAGACGCTTTTCTAATGAATCTGGTAAAACGGATAAGGTGATGAAGGAGGAACAATTTGAGGAAATTGTTGCAGCGATTCTCAATGGTAAGTATTCTTGGGCTTGTGTCTTGATTTTAAAGTTTGCGGGTTATAATCCTTTACACTATATTCCTTATCGAACTTATAATCGACTGATTAAAGATAATTGTTTAAACAAACCATCAAGTCAAGAAAAAAATCAGAAAACTTTGAACAAGAGTTCTGACGATAATGGAGACGAATTTCATCGGATCTCTTATCATCAAAAGATTCGAGATCTCAGTTACCTAGAATCAGTGGATAAAAAAGCGGTCAAAGTGGCTGGAGGTTTTAGATATTTTTGGTGGTAA
- a CDS encoding tetratricopeptide repeat protein, whose product MSTNNSSFPVEALLKTAIAKHQGNQLTEAESLYRQILYIVSEDPLSQNLLDKQDTQAMILNNLGIVLQEKQQFEESINCYYQALSIKPNWADVHNDLGIAFEKLDNLEEAFQHYQKALTLNPNLAQASFNIGNILYQRGYFEEALTYYQKALEINPDFNLAHFALLMKQIPYIYSSYDDLQFRRTNYQNYLQHLVKIVQKASLEEKNNLAKAVGSSQPFFLPYQGLNDRDLQQIYGNLICHLMASLYPQWSQPLALSTLEVNRKIRIGFVSGFFHNHSVWKIPLKGWVRNLDRSRFELFAYYTSYKEDGETFIASRSFDKFIQGHRTIEQWCQTIVEDKLHALIFPEIGMDTVTTQIACLRLAPIQMTSWGHPNTSGMPTIDYYLSSDLMESDTAQDYYTEKLVRLPNLSIYYNPLEYVQPKAISKEDIGLKVDDVMFWCCQSLYKYLPQHDDVFPKIAQQLPNSKFVFIEGQKNIKNITEIFVQRLRKSFEQFGLNYQDYCIFLPRMDVPTFAGTAAIADINLDSLGWSGCNSTLESIAHNIPVVTFAADFMRGRHTMAILKMIGIEETIASSKDNYIEIAVHLGKAPQYRQFISQKIAQNKYKLYSDFQPVIALENFISNAVYQKSIQYAIQLHRANDLTGAKEAYNRILARETKHPDSLYGLGVLAHQIGEFDYAEQLFNDLLKVQPKSAKAWMSLGNLYQEKKQFSQAINAYQQALFLEPNLVAVYNNLGYVLQQQSQWEEAISCYQKALEIQPNCVEAEINLANVLHSQNKLPPEQQIQYAQLNLQLGIKQEQQGNLATAIECYQQGIKLQPESAEIYHNLGVAWQKQGKLEEAIAAYQNALDLNPQQGKTYFSLGQIYQVQNQLKKASSAYQKGLKLINPHYAKAIAATEIKTRLSQQITPEFSEQTVTIGGHNFPAIPTISEGDKKRPFWSVVIPIYNRTQYILECLASVLAQWPGEDEMEILVIDDASSIPIAELIEDIGGGIVNYYRNPKNRGQSKNVNGGISLSRGQWIHVLHDDDLILPGFYAQLKKSLEGCSESVGAAFTGYENINEKQEIIFYQQPYGEYRGIAQNWLEKIGVFNPLNVPAVVIRRETYEHLGGYHSDLNYTTDWELYKRIASFYDWWVEPQILARYRQHSASVTQEMFEIGTQAKCIRKAIDISEAYLPSDRCLEITEKSRRHYFNYCLELAAILLKKGKIKETFYLVQEILKIDQSPQALEQLFCWLNQEQARSIRDEIASQLINRT is encoded by the coding sequence ATGTCTACTAATAATTCTTCCTTCCCAGTAGAAGCTTTGTTAAAAACAGCGATCGCTAAACATCAAGGGAATCAATTAACTGAAGCTGAGTCTTTATATAGACAAATCCTCTATATCGTCAGTGAAGATCCTTTGAGTCAAAATTTATTAGATAAGCAAGATACTCAAGCGATGATTCTTAACAACTTAGGGATTGTACTTCAAGAAAAACAGCAATTTGAAGAATCGATTAATTGTTACTATCAAGCTTTAAGTATCAAACCCAATTGGGCTGATGTTCATAATGACCTGGGGATTGCTTTTGAAAAACTTGATAATCTAGAAGAGGCTTTTCAACACTATCAAAAAGCCTTAACACTTAATCCAAATCTAGCTCAAGCGAGTTTTAATATAGGGAATATCTTATACCAAAGAGGTTATTTTGAAGAAGCTTTAACTTATTATCAAAAAGCCTTAGAAATTAATCCTGATTTTAATTTAGCTCACTTTGCTCTTTTAATGAAACAGATTCCTTATATTTATTCAAGTTATGATGACTTGCAATTCAGGCGGACTAATTATCAAAATTATCTACAACACCTGGTCAAAATTGTTCAAAAAGCTTCCTTGGAAGAAAAGAATAATCTAGCTAAAGCAGTTGGTTCATCACAGCCTTTTTTTCTTCCCTATCAAGGATTAAATGATCGAGATTTACAGCAAATTTATGGAAACTTAATCTGTCATTTAATGGCTAGTTTATATCCCCAATGGAGTCAACCATTGGCTTTATCAACCCTAGAAGTTAACAGAAAAATTAGAATTGGGTTTGTATCGGGTTTTTTCCACAATCATTCGGTTTGGAAAATTCCCCTAAAAGGTTGGGTTAGAAATCTCGATAGAAGCCGTTTTGAATTATTTGCTTATTACACGAGTTATAAAGAGGATGGCGAAACTTTTATCGCCTCTAGATCATTTGATAAATTTATTCAGGGTCATCGGACAATTGAGCAGTGGTGCCAGACAATTGTAGAAGACAAACTACACGCTCTGATTTTTCCTGAAATTGGCATGGATACGGTAACTACTCAGATAGCTTGTTTACGACTAGCTCCCATTCAAATGACATCTTGGGGACATCCTAATACCAGTGGAATGCCAACGATTGATTACTATTTAAGTAGTGACTTAATGGAATCAGATACTGCTCAGGACTATTATACAGAAAAATTAGTCAGATTGCCCAATCTTTCCATTTATTATAATCCTCTAGAGTATGTACAGCCCAAGGCAATTTCTAAAGAGGATATTGGACTAAAAGTGGATGATGTTATGTTCTGGTGTTGTCAATCTCTTTACAAGTATTTACCGCAGCACGATGATGTTTTTCCTAAAATTGCTCAACAATTACCTAACAGTAAATTCGTCTTTATTGAAGGTCAAAAAAACATCAAAAATATAACTGAAATATTTGTCCAACGGTTAAGGAAGAGCTTTGAACAATTCGGGTTGAATTATCAAGACTATTGTATCTTTTTGCCCCGCATGGATGTCCCAACTTTTGCCGGAACTGCAGCTATAGCTGATATTAATCTTGATAGTTTAGGTTGGTCAGGGTGCAATTCTACCTTAGAATCAATTGCTCACAATATTCCTGTTGTTACCTTTGCTGCGGATTTTATGCGGGGTCGCCATACAATGGCAATTCTCAAAATGATAGGGATTGAGGAGACTATTGCTTCGAGTAAAGATAATTATATAGAGATTGCAGTTCATCTTGGTAAAGCTCCTCAATATCGCCAATTTATCTCCCAGAAAATTGCTCAAAATAAGTATAAATTATATAGCGATTTTCAACCTGTGATCGCTTTGGAGAATTTTATCTCAAATGCTGTCTATCAAAAATCCATTCAGTATGCTATTCAACTTCATCGGGCTAATGATTTAACAGGAGCAAAAGAAGCTTATAATCGAATTTTAGCTAGAGAAACTAAACATCCCGACTCGCTATACGGATTAGGGGTTTTAGCTCATCAAATCGGTGAATTTGATTACGCCGAACAGTTATTTAACGATCTCCTAAAAGTTCAGCCTAAATCAGCTAAAGCGTGGATGAGTTTAGGCAATTTATATCAGGAAAAAAAGCAGTTTTCTCAGGCAATTAACGCTTATCAACAAGCCTTATTCCTTGAACCCAATTTAGTAGCTGTTTATAATAATCTTGGGTATGTTTTACAACAGCAAAGTCAATGGGAAGAAGCGATCTCGTGTTATCAAAAAGCTTTAGAAATTCAACCTAATTGTGTTGAAGCTGAGATTAATTTAGCCAATGTTCTCCACTCTCAAAATAAGCTTCCGCCAGAACAACAAATACAATATGCTCAGTTGAATCTTCAATTAGGAATTAAACAAGAACAACAAGGAAATTTAGCCACAGCGATTGAGTGCTACCAACAAGGTATTAAACTACAACCTGAATCAGCCGAAATTTATCATAACTTGGGGGTTGCTTGGCAAAAGCAAGGAAAATTAGAAGAAGCGATCGCCGCTTATCAAAACGCTTTAGATCTCAATCCTCAGCAGGGAAAAACTTATTTCTCTTTAGGTCAAATTTACCAAGTTCAAAATCAGTTAAAAAAGGCATCTTCAGCTTACCAAAAAGGGTTAAAGTTAATCAATCCTCACTATGCTAAAGCTATCGCAGCAACAGAAATCAAGACTCGTTTATCACAACAAATAACCCCTGAGTTTTCCGAACAAACAGTTACTATCGGAGGTCATAATTTTCCAGCTATTCCTACTATTAGTGAGGGTGATAAAAAACGACCTTTTTGGTCTGTGGTTATCCCCATTTATAACCGTACTCAATATATTCTCGAATGTTTAGCCAGTGTCCTCGCTCAATGGCCTGGGGAAGATGAAATGGAAATCTTAGTCATTGATGATGCTAGTTCTATTCCTATTGCTGAACTCATTGAGGACATTGGAGGGGGAATTGTTAATTACTACCGCAATCCTAAAAATCGAGGACAATCGAAGAATGTGAATGGAGGAATTTCTCTAAGTCGTGGTCAGTGGATTCATGTACTCCATGACGATGACTTAATATTACCGGGTTTTTATGCCCAACTTAAGAAAAGTCTAGAAGGCTGTTCAGAATCTGTCGGTGCTGCTTTTACGGGTTATGAAAATATCAATGAAAAACAGGAGATTATTTTTTATCAGCAACCCTATGGAGAATATAGAGGCATCGCTCAAAATTGGTTAGAAAAGATTGGGGTATTTAATCCGTTAAATGTTCCCGCCGTGGTGATTCGTCGGGAAACCTATGAACACCTGGGAGGTTATCATTCCGACTTAAATTATACTACCGACTGGGAATTGTATAAACGCATCGCCAGTTTCTATGATTGGTGGGTTGAACCCCAAATTTTAGCTCGTTATCGCCAGCATTCAGCTAGTGTAACCCAGGAAATGTTCGAGATAGGAACTCAGGCTAAATGTATCCGCAAGGCTATTGATATCTCTGAGGCTTATTTACCAAGCGATCGCTGTTTGGAAATTACGGAAAAATCGCGTCGCCATTATTTTAATTATTGTCTAGAACTAGCGGCTATTCTTTTAAAAAAGGGAAAGATTAAGGAGACTTTTTATTTAGTACAAGAAATTCTCAAAATTGATCAATCACCTCAAGCTTTAGAACAGTTATTTTGCTGGTTAAATCAAGAGCAAGCTAGATCTATAAGAGATGAGATTGCATCACAGTTAATCAATCGAACATAA